From the genome of Silurus meridionalis isolate SWU-2019-XX chromosome 12, ASM1480568v1, whole genome shotgun sequence, one region includes:
- the LOC124394474 gene encoding zona pellucida sperm-binding protein 4-like isoform X1 yields the protein MVASGVGFGLVGGLLAVTFVSSSPAAPPGVKVLFHDPQVLPKPTLQPQMPGFVQQCQVKDYERVPCGEPGVQAARCNSLNCCFDGQQCYYGKTVTVQCTLDGQFVLVVARDTTLPRISLSSISMLGGNTGPCSPVDSNAIFAVYQFPVTACGTIMMVQAGYVIYENMMFSSYEVGVGPHGVITRNTTYELYFQCRYSGVGFAALTFEPSANADPMPLVASGPLQVELRLGKSHCAVKGCAEEQVAYNSYYTVADYPVTKILREPVYVEVHSLGRTDPNIVLVLNGCWATASPNPYSSRQWDLLVNGCPYMDDRYLTKLVPVNETSGLAHPTHYRRFVFKMFTFVDETAKAPLHETVKACVSFFCFMLLYRNKLIVLSFQIYIHCSTAVCLPSAQDSCEPQCSRRRREAAAEEGSSHTSGIVSSGEVIFTQSSSPQYD from the exons ATGGTGGCTTCTGGGGTAGGTTTCGGACTTGTCGGCGGTCTTCTTGCTGTCACGTTTGTGAGTAGCTCACCTGCAGCTCCACCAGGTGTGAAGGTGCTGTTTCATGATCCTCAAGTTCTTCCAAAGCCAACTTTGCAGCCACAGATGCCTGGCTTTGTTCAGCAGTGCCAAGTGAAGGACTATGAAAGGGTTCCTTGTGGAGAACCTGGAGTACAGGCTGCTCGGTGTAACTCCTTGAACTGCTGTTTTGATGGCCAGCAGTGCTACTATGGGAAAACTG TGACTGTCCAGTGTACCCTTGATGGCCAGTTTGTGTTGGTGGTGGCCAGAGATACAACCCTTCCCAGGATAAGCCTCAGTTCCATCAGCATGCTGGGAGGAAACACTGGGCCCTGTAGTCCTGTTGACTCCAATGCAATTTTTGCTGTCTACCAGTTTCCTGTCACTGCTTGTGGGACCATCATGATG GTTCAAGCTGGATATGTGATCTATGAAAACATGATGTTCTCATCCTATGAAGTTGGAGTTGGACCCCATGGTGTCATCACAAGAAACACGACTTATGA gcTTTACTTCCAGTGTAGATATTCAGGTGTTGGCTTTGCGGCATTGACTTTTGAACCTTCGGCTAATGCTGACCCCATGCCTCTTGTTGCTTCTGGACCACTTCAAGTAGAACTAAGACTAGGAAAAAGCCACTGTGCAGTAAAGGGCTGTGCAGAAG AACAAGTGGCCTATAACTCGTACTACACTGTTGCTGACTATCCTGTGACCAAGATTCTGAGGGAACCTGTTTACGTTGAAGTGCACAGCTTGGGGAGAACGGATCCAAATATTGTCCTGGTTCTGAACGGCTGTTGGGCCACTGCTTCCCCGAACCCCTACAGCTCTCGTCAGTGGGACCTTCTGGTGAATGG GTGCCCCTACATGGATGACCGTTATTTGACCAAGCTGGTACCAGTTAATGAAACATCTGGACTTGCCCACCCTACCCATTACAGGCGCTTTGTTTTCAAGATGTTCACATTTGTGGATGAGACCGCTAAGGCTCCACTGCATGAGACGGTAAAGGCTTGCGTTTCCTTTTTCTGCTTTATGCTTTTGTACAGGAATAAGCTCATTGTCTTGTCTTTTCAGATCTACATCCATTGCAGTACAGCTGTCTGCCTTCCAAGTGCACAGGACTCTTGTGAACCACAGTGCTCCAGAAGAA gAAGAGAAGCTGCAGCAGAAGAAGGCTCTTCTCACACATCAGGAATAGTGTCTAGTGGTGAAGTGATCTTTACCCAGAGTTCCTCACCTCAATATGATTAG
- the LOC124394474 gene encoding zona pellucida sperm-binding protein 4-like isoform X2, translated as MVASGVGFGLVGGLLAVTFVSSSPAAPPGVKVLFHDPQVLPKPTLQPQMPGFVQQCQVKDYERVPCGEPGVQAARCNSLNCCFDGQQCYYGKTVTVQCTLDGQFVLVVARDTTLPRISLSSISMLGGNTGPCSPVDSNAIFAVYQFPVTACGTIMMVQAGYVIYENMMFSSYEVGVGPHGVITRNTTYELYFQCRYSGVGFAALTFEPSANADPMPLVASGPLQVELRLGKSHCAVKGCAEEQVAYNSYYTVADYPVTKILREPVYVEVHSLGRTDPNIVLVLNGCWATASPNPYSSRQWDLLVNGCPYMDDRYLTKLVPVNETSGLAHPTHYRRFVFKMFTFVDETAKAPLHETIYIHCSTAVCLPSAQDSCEPQCSRRRREAAAEEGSSHTSGIVSSGEVIFTQSSSPQYD; from the exons ATGGTGGCTTCTGGGGTAGGTTTCGGACTTGTCGGCGGTCTTCTTGCTGTCACGTTTGTGAGTAGCTCACCTGCAGCTCCACCAGGTGTGAAGGTGCTGTTTCATGATCCTCAAGTTCTTCCAAAGCCAACTTTGCAGCCACAGATGCCTGGCTTTGTTCAGCAGTGCCAAGTGAAGGACTATGAAAGGGTTCCTTGTGGAGAACCTGGAGTACAGGCTGCTCGGTGTAACTCCTTGAACTGCTGTTTTGATGGCCAGCAGTGCTACTATGGGAAAACTG TGACTGTCCAGTGTACCCTTGATGGCCAGTTTGTGTTGGTGGTGGCCAGAGATACAACCCTTCCCAGGATAAGCCTCAGTTCCATCAGCATGCTGGGAGGAAACACTGGGCCCTGTAGTCCTGTTGACTCCAATGCAATTTTTGCTGTCTACCAGTTTCCTGTCACTGCTTGTGGGACCATCATGATG GTTCAAGCTGGATATGTGATCTATGAAAACATGATGTTCTCATCCTATGAAGTTGGAGTTGGACCCCATGGTGTCATCACAAGAAACACGACTTATGA gcTTTACTTCCAGTGTAGATATTCAGGTGTTGGCTTTGCGGCATTGACTTTTGAACCTTCGGCTAATGCTGACCCCATGCCTCTTGTTGCTTCTGGACCACTTCAAGTAGAACTAAGACTAGGAAAAAGCCACTGTGCAGTAAAGGGCTGTGCAGAAG AACAAGTGGCCTATAACTCGTACTACACTGTTGCTGACTATCCTGTGACCAAGATTCTGAGGGAACCTGTTTACGTTGAAGTGCACAGCTTGGGGAGAACGGATCCAAATATTGTCCTGGTTCTGAACGGCTGTTGGGCCACTGCTTCCCCGAACCCCTACAGCTCTCGTCAGTGGGACCTTCTGGTGAATGG GTGCCCCTACATGGATGACCGTTATTTGACCAAGCTGGTACCAGTTAATGAAACATCTGGACTTGCCCACCCTACCCATTACAGGCGCTTTGTTTTCAAGATGTTCACATTTGTGGATGAGACCGCTAAGGCTCCACTGCATGAGACG ATCTACATCCATTGCAGTACAGCTGTCTGCCTTCCAAGTGCACAGGACTCTTGTGAACCACAGTGCTCCAGAAGAA gAAGAGAAGCTGCAGCAGAAGAAGGCTCTTCTCACACATCAGGAATAGTGTCTAGTGGTGAAGTGATCTTTACCCAGAGTTCCTCACCTCAATATGATTAG
- the LOC124394338 gene encoding biogenesis of lysosome-related organelles complex 1 subunit 3-like, with the protein MAAPSIGHPPLVGTLTSTNSDQELYTSSGLTVPGEASETESEDEEVKPTAFLHHLPPLSVDRHDDASVTRQSPTSPVHTSASAPGSHVNSLLQQKLQESNARLCADVSQSVRQVYHAATRDVKAATSHLSHSQSVIIAASHAVRVAMDDLRAVCDKIDIITSCRLLPDIAMTTPSASTVPSADPL; encoded by the exons ATGGCAGCGCCCTCTATTGGCCATCCGCCACTGGTAGGGACTTTGACTAGCACAA ACTCTGATCAGGAACTCTACACGTCGTCTGGACTCACAGTTCCGGGTGAAGCCTCGGAGACGGAAAGCGAGGACGAGGAAGTAAAACCCACCGCCTTCCTGCACCATCTGCCCCCTCTGAGTGTCGATCGTCATGACGACGCGTCCGTCACTCGGCAGAGCCCGACCTCGCCCGTGCATACGTCTGCGTCTGCACCCGGCAGTCACGTTAACTCGCTGCTTCAGCAGAAACTGCAGGAGAGTAACGCACGTCTGTGTGCCGACGTGAGTCAGAGTGTCCGGCAGGTTTATCACGCGGCAACCAGAGACGTCAAAGCGGCCACGTCTCACCTGAGCCACTCCCAGAGCGTCATCATCGCCGCCTCGCACGCTGTCCGTGTCGCCATGGACGACCTCCGAGCCGTGTGCGACAAAATCGACATTATCACCAGCTGCCGCTTGCTGCCCGACATCGCCATGACAACGCCCTCAGCGTCCACGGTGCCCTCCGCCGATCCTCTTTAA
- the LOC124394669 gene encoding gamma-interferon-inducible lysosomal thiol reductase-like, which produces MCVLKLRLVFTCLTVLHMCSSSPAERCGVLEQCVKVNSSKSADLVNVTLYYESLCPDCQVFLAIQLMPTFIMLRDIITLELVPFGNAEEKQVGDKYEFTCQHGPDECLGNMIETCMLNKLRLAAYPVIYCMEAAVDVVKAAESCLALFSPETKFGDIMSCVNGDEGNQLMHQNAKKTASLQPPHQYVPWITINGEHTEELQNKAMNSLFLLVCSLYKGDAPPACSLGQKGVKMSYC; this is translated from the exons ATGTGTGTGCTGAAGCTCAGACTCGTGTTCACCTGCCTCACCGTGCTGCACATGTGCTCCAGCTCACCGGCCGAAAGATGTGGG gtaCTGGAGCAGTGTGTGAAGGTGAACTCCAGCAAAAGTGCTGACCTGGTGAATGTGACTCTGTATTATGAGTCTCTGTGTCCTGACTGTCAGGTGTTCCTGGCGATTCAGCTCATGCCGACCTTCATCATGCTGAGAGACATCATTACTTTGGAGCTTGTCCCGTTCGGCAATGCAGag GAAAAGCAGGTGGGAGACAAGTATGAGTTCACCTGTCAGCACGGACCAGACGAGTGTCTGGGGAACATGATCGAG acgtgCATGCTGAATAAACTGAGATTGGCTGCATATCCGGTGATTTACTGCATGGAAGCAGCTGTTGATGTGGTGAAGGCGGCCGAATCT TGTCTCGCCCTGTTCAGCCCCGAGACCAAATTTGGAGACATCATGTCGTGTGTGAACGGTGACGAGGGAAATCAGTTAATGCATCAGAACGCCAAGAAAACCGCATCTTTACAGCCACCGCATCAATACGTGCCGTGGATCACCATCAACGGA gagCACACTGAGGAACTGCAGAATAAAGCGATGAACTCACTCTTCCTACTCGTCTGCAGCCTCtacaag ggtgATGCTCCTCCAGCATGCTCTCTAGGACAGAAGGGGGTGAAGATGAGTTACTGCTGA